The Triticum aestivum cultivar Chinese Spring chromosome 7B, IWGSC CS RefSeq v2.1, whole genome shotgun sequence genome window below encodes:
- the LOC123162428 gene encoding uncharacterized protein, whose translation MLQVPLTITEAGLGGPVIDQAGYMMGLCIEFDVVNQITIVLLRMELSEHLIYLEQFTPNSTNFHEYTLPENVHSVVPSGFMMHVKYLQAGGYPKPPPLMLEVCGKLCDTFEEVFGQLLPYKGCDCNINHRTSGEEVWAKLPKGVVTNIGRRVVTLSSYDGDVRVFACTGLLIKWHKNGTPVILTSASLVRSLVDEDKIDEKMKIKVFLPPKQITDGTLELYHSDYNIAVINVQKCLYGIRPENIFRKVKRPRREVVAIGRDVDDGLLMGTIGKVIKTPANRPCKLNCKDLKLSTCKIKKAGIGGPLVNFVNGSFAGMNFYDRTNRTPYLPRRIIVQVLRGIDLPSQRGINHPTDIMGDAAVKENRWSVPKPYWYHPLFDEDPPLRFVGRQLH comes from the exons ATGCTCCAAGTTCCTTTAACTATCACAGAG GCTGGACTTGGGGGGCCAGTTATTGATCAAGCCGGGTACATGATGGGATTGTGCATTGAGTTTGATGTCGTCAACCAAATTACCATTGTCCTACTGCGTATGGAGCTTTCTGAACACTTGATATATCTGGAGCAGTTCAC CCCAAACTCTACGAACTTCCATGAATATACCTTGCCTGAAAATGTACACAGCGTAGTCCCATCAG GATTTATGATGCATGTTAAATATTTACAAGCCGGTGGATATCCTAAGCCACCACCACTTATGCTCGAAG TCTGTGGGAAATTGTGTGATACATTTGAAGAGGTTTTTGGTCAACTTCTTCCTTATAAGGGCTGTGATTGCAATATCAATCACCGTACTTCTGGGGAGGAGGTCTGGGCTAAACTTCCGAAAGGTGTTGTTACAAATATCGGCCGGCGTGTTGTCACACTTTCTTCATACGATG GAGACGTGAGAGTTTTTGCATGTACAGGCCTACTTATAAAGTGGCATAAAAATGGCACGCCTGTTATTCTGACTTCGGCCAGTTTGGTTAGAAGTCTGGTTGATGAAGACAAGATTGATGAAAAAATGAAG ATTAAAGTATTTCTCCCACCGAAACAGATCACTGATGGGACATTGGAACTGTACCATTCAGATTATAACATTGCTGTCATCAATGTTCAGAAGTGCCTATATGGTATTCGTCCGGAGAATATTTTCCGCAAGGTGAAAAGACCACGTAGAGAAGTGGTAGCTATAGGGCGCGATGTTGATGATGGATTATTAATGGGGACAATTGGTAAAGTGATTAAGACGCCTGCGAACAGACCTTGCAAACTTAACTGCAAAGACCTTAAGCTGTCTACATGTAAAATCAAGAAG GCTGGGATTGGAGGACCCCTTGTTAATTTCGTTAATGGATCTTTTGCTGGCATGAACTTCTATGATAGAACTAATAGAACTCCTTACCTGCCAAGGAGAATCATTGTACAAGTTTTAAGGGGGATTGATCTCCCATCTCAAAG AGGAATAAACCATCCCACAGACATAATGGGTGATGCCGCAGTTAAGGAAAACAG GTGGTCGGTTCCTAAACCATATTGGTATCATCCTCTATTCGATGAGGATCCTCCTCTGCGTTTTGTTGGAAGGCAACTCCACTAG